From the genome of Candidatus Tanganyikabacteria bacterium:
CGATGCTCCCTCACCCAGGCCATCAGATCCGGGTGCCGGAACTCCGTCTCCGGCCGTTCATCGGGCCGTTCGAGGGCCGTCCGCAGTTCGATCGGGATGGCGCGGCGCGTGAAGTCGCCCCGAAATCGGAGGTTGTTGCCCGTGACGTACCAGACTGCCCGCAGCGGGCCGCTCCACTCACGATTGGCCCCCAGGACGCGCCCGCGCCAGGATTCGGCGGTGAGCGCCGCGTCCAGGACGGAGCCCCCGAGCGGCTCGGTGAGGTTATCGAGGACAACAAGGGGACTCCCCGCCATCGCTATCGTGGTGATCTGCTTGCGCTGCTCGTCGGCGTCCCGTGTCGGCGGCATCACGGCCGGCGAGCGCCCTAGCGCGATCGAGCCGCTGAGTCCCGCAAGTAAGCCCTTTCCGGTGCCCGGCGAGTTGGCACTAATGCAAAAGGCCGGACAGGGGCCAGGGATCGCGGTTCGCAGGATTGGTGTCAGGATGCCGGCGAGCGCCGCCGCGCGATGGTGCTCGGCGACAAACGGAAAGTCGCAGATCGCCTCCTGGAGTAAATCCAGGGCGGCAAGAGCGTCACTCCTCGATGGATGGTCAGGCATGCGGGGGAACACGACGCCGGCCGGCGGCTCGAACCAGATCCCCGTCTGGCAGTCCCAGCCGGGCGTGGTCACGAGCGATCCGTCCGGCCGTAGATAGGGCGCCTCGACGATCGCCTCCAGCGGCCGGAGGCGCCAAGTTGCCCGGGCGTGAAGAGTCCGGACTACTTGGTCGGGGACTCTGGCCGGATTCCAAGTAACCTCGCCTGTGTTCTTGTCCGTCTTCGCTGTGAGCCAGCAGGCGACGCGATCCAGCTCCTCTCGGAGGCTTGCTTCGGAAAGCGGGACGATCGCCGGCTCGCCCGGTGCACGCGTGAGGCTCGCCAGTTCGCGAGCGCCGTCACGGCGAATCGTGACGAGCATCCCCCCACGCTGGAAGACGGGCCGCTCGCACGCCAGGAGAGCAGATTCGCCATCGTCGGCCATCCGCGCCAGTTCCCCTTGCCCCACGCCGATCCGAATCTCTGCCGCACCGGTGCCCGACCCTGCGTCCCGCGGGGCATGGCTCGCGCCGTTCCGGCTGTCTGGCCGGAGACTCTCGATCGCCCTTGCGATCGTGCGCTCGCGGTAGCCGTCGCGATCCCACTTTTCGCGCATCAGGCCGGACTGGCGAAACAGGCGGTCGATCCGGTCGGCGTCACCGTCCGTCCAGTACGCGAGGTGGTTGCAGAGGGCAAGATCGGCGGCGCTGTCGTCGCTACCATGCGACGAGGTGTCGCCGTTCCAGAGCGCCGAGAAGGCCCCGCCATTGCGGGCGTTCCGGGCGCGTTCGATCAACTCGTCGTCGGTACTAGGCCGCCAGCGCGGCATCAGCGGACGCCCGGGCCGGCCGGAGCTTGCTGATGCACCCGCATGGTCGCCAGACGATCGCCCGCGCGGAGTCCCCAGAAGCTCGCGATACAGCGCCTCTAGCTCGGTCTGCCGCGCCTCGATCGTCGTCGGCGTGCCGGGCAGGTGCCTCCCCGTCACTGTGAAGTACCGGGAGCGATCGTAAATCTCGATCGCGCCGATCCCGGGCGCGGGAGCAGTCTTTTTCGCCCGCGTGCCGGGCTTGGTTGCCCGCAGGAATAGTTTCACACCCTCCCCGCTCGGCGAGACCTCGCAATAAGAGTTGCAGCGACGGACGATCTCCATCGCCTCGGGAGCCAGCGTGCCGGTGGCTGGATCGCGGCAATCGTCGAGGTCCACGCCAGCCCAGCCGTCGCCTAGCACGAAGCCGATGCCGTCGAGCCGGTCATCCCGATCAGCCTCGTCGACCACTTCCTCGAACGAGCGCCAGTTGCCGGCGTCGGTCACGCTCGCCATGTGGCCGTCACGGTTGAGGGGCACCTTTGTCCTCTTTCCCTGGCGCTGCTCCACCCGCCAGGTGACCCAGCGGCTCTCGGCCCGTAGCTGCGCGGGGATGGCGCCGATCGGAGGGGCGCTCATGACCGGCCATCCCGCCGTGTCCGGAGGAGGCGGTCGATCATCCTGGCAGCGTCAGCCATGTCCCACGGAATCTCTCGCTCGGCGACGCCGAGGCGCTGGAGGAAGTCGGCCTGGCGGCCCGTCGTGTCACGGCCAGCCATCGCAGCCAGCAGGGCCTTCTGGCGCCGCCGCTCGCGCTCCTCGGCCGTGCCCTGGGGGAGCCAGCGGAGGTGTCGCTCGCATGTAGGGCACCAGGCGCCGACATGTGGCTCGCGGCGCCGGATGATCGGCGTGACTGGCCCATAGTCCGAGCAGTCGAGTTTCGAGATTGCCGCGCCGGGCGCCGGCGCGCTAGGATAGTCCATATCAGCCTTCTCCTGGATCGCCGGCGGTGCTAGGCCATTCCGCGGCGGCGAGAAGCCACCCAGGCCAGCACCTCGGTCTCCAACCAGCCGCAGGACCCTGGCGTGAGGCGGATCCGCGCTGGGAAATCACCCGCTCTCTCGGCACGCCACACCGAGGTTCGGCTCAGGCCTGTGAGTTCCCGGACCTCCGGCCAGCGGATCACGCGGCTGGTTTGTGGCGCCGTCGTAGGCATGTCGATGACCTCCATGGGGCTCGGACCACCATCCGGCGCGGTGCCGGGCGGTACGATCCAGTGCTCGCCTGCCCATGACGATACGGCGCCGCCGCGACGAGAACCAGCCGATGTTT
Proteins encoded in this window:
- a CDS encoding AlpA family phage regulatory protein codes for the protein MPTTAPQTSRVIRWPEVRELTGLSRTSVWRAERAGDFPARIRLTPGSCGWLETEVLAWVASRRRGMA